The DNA window TACATTCAAGTACATTAGATTTTGTAGAAATTCTTAATTTTATCTTGGTGTCAGtttatcacataaaaaaatatgtacttTATTCCAGAGTAGGAAATGGTGTCATGAGTAGGAATGACAccattaacagttttttttttttttaatttttatccagAGGTAGTGCAGGAAAGGTGACCCCACAGTAAATATAACGCCAACTCTTTCTCGATACATGCTTTGACCCACTATCATTGCTGTACGAAGCCTCTCTTCGACTCTAGGGCCTCTATTAGTTTCTCTTTCATGATCTCCCTGGTAGAGTATGAGGGAAGATCCAGATAAGAGTAGCACGTCAGGGCCTGAGGACAGTGCTGATCGTGAGAGCTGCTCTGGACTCTGCACTTTCGCACAGTCATCAGGATCTGGTCCATGCCGAGAATGGGAACCCTCTTAAAACCGGTCACGAACactgaaaaaacagaaatattgaagttattgttttttgtctgttggcATATTTCTGCACAAGAATCCATCTTCTGCCAAGCTTCAAACTATGTGCTTGAACCCAAGTAGTTGGACCAGTCAGAGAATAAGGAACTACAGGTAGCTACAGGTGTGTTTCAGATGTGACATACAAGAAGTTTAAAATCAACAATGGCAAGTGCTTTTTCCTGCCAtccctgcagcaccttttgttacTCCTTTGTTGTCATTAAGTTCCTTTCATTACCAACTCTTGCCTCATCCCTCTATGTCTTGCATTTGGCTCCCACCTCACCGGAAATGGTGACACTTTTAAGCAGCACTATGTGAACCCTCTAATGATTAGATTCcaaaaattcaacaaaaaaaaaaacaaaacaaaaaaaaaaacacagcacatttGACTCCAATGTACAAATTCTGTGATGTATTTCAAGTAGGTTCATTTGGTTTCACTTGCAGTAAAGATCATTCTTGCTTGAGAACTCTAGTGAGTGAATTTTCCATTCATGTATGCATGTAGCCAGCAGACAATAATGTTTAATAGTGAACAGCTGAGAACAAACATGAATATGATGGTATATTAAAACGGAAACAGTACttacaaaataattttttcttGTGGTCTTCACTTAGTTCATCAAAAACCTCCCAAAACATCAGTATGGTGGGGTGATTGTTATTGTAAGGCCACTTATAAGCTGTGTTCTGTATCACAGATAAAACAGATCGTTACAATGATTTATTATGAACACGTGAATATTCTGAGGCAATTTTGTCAATCGTACccttttcatcttctcccaGTCATAGTCATCTTTGCCCACCAGCActccctgcagctcctctggGCGAAACAGCTTCAACAAATGGCGGTCACACACCTGGAAGAAGCCTCGCTCAAACTCCTGGTACACACGCTCCACCGATGTGTTGAAGGCATAGTTCACATATGCATCCACAAATTCCTTCCTATTCAGaagattaaagtaataaatcaaCGAACAGCTGCTCTGTGCCACTTTGCTTCTAGAGCAACAAAACTAACTCAAACTCTGTTCAGTTCTTACTTGTGGTGTACCTCAAGGATCTATCCACAGTTTATAATACAAAGTTTAACTTTTACATCAGCTAAACTTTCTACTCAAACAGACCTAACCCAAAtattaaattgaaatattttacttgttttcaCTTGTCACTGGCTTTCCAGGATTTTGAGGATCAAGTTTAACCTCTGTCTTATCCCAGTCAATCTGTAAATGAGTGAGGAAGCAGGTGGGGTTAAGAACAtcactgaaaaacatttgggaAGAAATGTAACTTGAAAATTAACTCGAAAGGCAACACCAACCGTAAAACACATGCCCAGGTCATCATCTTCGTGGTCCAAGATGTACTGCAGAGCCCTTAAAATAGAGTTATATTAGAAGAACTGCACTCTACTGTCACAATGTGTTGGATGTTCAAACACCTAAaattactaaataaatatttactgtcCGACACTTGGGTTAAACTCCATCATGTCCTCTAGTGTTGGTTCTACATTGAGTAGCTTCTTGAATAGAGCCAGTGGGAATGGTAACTGTATGATAACGCTGTTGTATAAGGCCAGTCCACACAGAAGCCCAAACACGTATAACTTTCTCTGAAGTTCGTCTGTTGGTTCCTGgatttataaaagtaaaaaaacaaaaaaacccataaATGTCTTTAACCGCTCcattattgattattttaaataattatttctcTCTAGTGCGTGTCAGTAAAAGCAGTGACACACCAAGCTGACATCAAACCCTTGTCAACGAAGGCTGATTGTGAATTTACTTCACATTGTCTCCTGTGTCTGGACTAAAAGTTgtaccagtaggtggcagttATGTGTATTCATTATTCAatagaggaaacaggaagagctaagattagctgggaggctagtaaaaatcactattagctgggaggctagtaagataggaagagctactgttagctgggaggctagtatgctaggaagagctattattagctgtgAGGTTAGCAAGCAACTATaagctcagaggctaggaagagctacaagcCATCACACaaagctggcctctcctgaatcatttggtctacagtttatttattctagagtgtcgtgttgttgtggaaatatttgtatatttgatTGTCAAATATTCAACATGCCTGAAAAAACTAGCTACACAGACGCTAGCTGCCTGACGCTGACAAATGACCGACCGTCAACTTGGTGCATCACCACCATAAAGTCTTAAAGTCTTACCCTGGAGGGGAACCACGCCAGAGTTTTGGAGTCATTGAACATGAACATCTCGGttttcaacaaaaacatgttgtcATGAAACAACTGGTGAAAAAAGTCTCTCCTGTAGACCTGTGAGACAGCTGTGTCCCCATCGAAAAAGACCTGTAACATAAATTAATTCTTAGATGAGAGAAACAATCAAACAATTTGGTTGTGATTTATctatgaggtaaaaaaaaatcaaatatttaccATAAGTGGCTTCTTCATGGTGTTGGGAGGCGCTGCAGCTAACTGTGCGAAGGTTTCTTCCAAGAGCGACTCTCGCCTTAGGTTCAGTTGAAAAAACTGCTCGGGCTCACACCCCCAATTCCAGGGGAAAGGCATTATCGGCTGTTGGTGCTCTCCCTGATAGAAAGGAGGCAGAACATACAGTGCATGatcacactttgttttgtttggggcTGCAGACCATTCAGGGTGTCCATGCCGACACCTGTGCACTGGTTAAAGTTCATACAACAGAcacatcagaactggaccaagGAGACATTGAATATTGTGGTTCTCGTCTGATGGAGAAAGTTTTCTGTTATATTCACTTGACTGAGGAACACGTGGCACCAGGATTCAAGGAACACCCCCTCGCATGGTGGTACTAAAGTCCTACACATTAACGCCAAGAAGAGCAGCTCTGCCGTTTACTTCACCAGttgatggtttttattttgtattaagtTCTTCAGACCCAAGACTGTAGTTAGTTACCTGAGTCCAATTATTATTGGTTTGAAGAACCCATATCTTTGATTTCAGATCCAGCAGATATGCCGAGCTGCAAAGAAGAAGGAGTGGTGGATCATTtacaacctgaaaaaaaaaaaaaaacacaaaaagttgaTGCTGTTTGACTGTACACAATATGAAAAGTGAAACAATGGGATAAAAGAATGTGATAAATGACCTGAGTGCCATCTCGAGATGAATTTCTCCAACGCTGCAAATCCATGTTAAGGAAATTTTGGTTTATCTCTGAGCAAAAAGATGCTTCAGGGATTTTCTTCCTCTCGTTGGcctttaaacatattaaatgaTGAACAGTTAATCAGATGAAAAGATAGTTAGGATAGGTTGTACAATTAGATTTGCCGTGAGACAAATACTAACATTGTGCATATTGTGCAGGATCAGTAGCAGGTTGCTGACTGTGTTGCGTGACAGCTGGTTAGACATCAAGATCCCTGAGAGCGCGTTCTTCCACACCTCAACATGTCTGACCATGACAGAGGGTGACAGTGCGGACCACCACTCTACTGTGGATGACAAACATTAATGGCATTAATTGCAGAGAATTTCACAAGATGGTGTTTTCCATTTGAAGCCTGTCATTTTATAGAATTTAAAATCTCACTTTTTATCTATCTGGATGGTGATTTTAAGCAATACAGACACAGTGAGGTCTGACTGTGACTTTCCATCACATctcctgtgtctggaccaaaacgTTGCACtcgaacacaccacaaagactacgGCTAAAGACCAATTGGTATCCTGATTCTCTGGGCACATTCAACACGCCAAATTGGTGCTACAGAagacttttaatttttatgtacTAATGAACTGGGAAGGTGCTTTTAAGGAATGGACACACTTAAGAATCACTGTAATGCTACCTCATATCTCCTGTTTCTGGACCAAAaggttgcacttgaacacaacacagagataAATACCAAAGACTGTGAGTGTctgtatgaaatgaaatacgtcctgataccagcaggtggcagtagtcacACAGTAGATTCATATTCAAAAAGGACAAATACTTTtgactgggaggctaggacatTATGATGGTTATTCTAGATGAGCCTGccataaaaatataagaaagaCAACACCTCTAAGCGTCCTTTTCATTTAGTTAATTTTTTCATCTCACGTCATCTAGTTTGTGATTGTCAATAGCTTTTAGATTTCTGTACTTCAGACTCCACGAAGAGCAGAACTCACACTAACTTTTCTTCTATTCTTCTAATGccaacattttccttttaaattctTAATGACAAATTGCGTTTTTCTCTCAGTACCTATAATCTGGAGGCTCTCAGGAGagagtctttgtgctgcagcAGCGATCTCCTCAGCGAGCTTTGAGCTCTGTAGCCCTTTGCGTTTCTGGATCACATGCAGAAACTCAGTGAGAAGCAGGTAGATCCTCAACCCCTCCACTCCCACTGGTTTCTTATCGAGAGAGGGAAGCAGACGCAGAACAGCAGCCTCGACCTGCAGAGACAATAAAGCTTAATGACCGAGTAGAGTAAAAGCTTATTTGCTGATCAGGTCTCAGTTTACCtcttccaaaataaaatccatcttCAGCAGTTTCCCAAAGTTACGATGTGCAAGTGACAAGTGCAAACCGGAGTACTTAGGCGACGTCTGGAAATGTTGGTCTTTCCTAACAAGACAAAATTGTGCATTTAAAtctaataatgaaataaatttggGCTAGTGATGATCATGCACAGAAGCTCCTGTGTTTACCTTCGGTCAAGGAAGCTTTGGTTCAAACAGGATGCAGAAGAAAACATCCCAAAAATTTCCCTGCAAAGGTTTCATACAGCATGTCAATAACACTGAGAGGATAGTGATAAAATCTTTTagagtcaaataaataatagctgTAACATTATACTTACAGTTTTATCCTTTTCTGTGACTTTGGATCACATTCAGAGATCCATTTGACGATCATATTATCAACAGAGTCCTGTGTTTCATTGATTTTAGGGCCTGTGTTTGAGTCTTCATGAACgtgctgttaaaaacaaacagtttaattTAGAGAAATtactttgaatttaaaaaaaagaaaaagattcaTGTATTTGTGCAAGTACCTCAGTAGCAAAAGAACTGTTCCCTCCTGCGTAGATGTTTTGAATTTTGTGGTCATTAGCGGTATCTACGATGATGATAAGagaataattattataattaagaCATAAGAAATGTTATTTACAGATAATTCACACTGACAACTTTACTGGAGGGGACCAGATGATACGCTGTGGATTTTTGTgactttggtttattttgtttctcaaGTTTTTAGGGATTTTACATACAAGTGTTACAACAAAATAGCTAgctaaaactatttaaatactacacagtatatatatatatatacatgtatgaaTTAgataaagaatgaatgaaaataaagaaaattaaacaaaacgaTCCATGCGTCTTTTCAGTGCAACATGTAATATGCAGcatcatgattggctcagcagcgctGAGTCCAAGAagatcatatatatatgtgtgtgtgtgtgtgtatattcacCCTGAGCCAGTTGGACAGGTAGCGGCACAGACGAATGACTCTCCTCTCCGTGTCCCAGCTGACCTTGATCACCACAACCAAAGGAGTAGATCCTCTGAGCGTCCGTCAGCACTAATGTGTGATGACTGAGAAAACAACAGGATTTTTAACATCAGcatatttattgaaatgttttgcaGCCTCCAAGCGTTTTATTTCCGAACctgaaaatgtcacagttaTAAGAAcagtttcattgtgtgttttactCAAGGCTGAGAGGTCTGATAAACTCACTTAAAGGTATACGTTTggatgtacaccgatcaggcacagcattatgaccaccaacaggTGAGGAGAATAACGCAAAGCTGATGTTAGAGGCAGGAAAAATGTTCAAGTGATAGATTTACTGTGATGGCTAGacgactgggtcagagcatctccaaaatcTCTATTTTATAAATTAGAAACAACTCATCTCTGCAGAGTTTGCTGTGACCTTGTTTCCAGTGTTGGTACGTATCAGAGttacatccacataaatgccaggagATTTCTTGGTtgctgcttttaatgttgtggctaacaCCAACAATGCACTAGCGaggatatgtttttattttattttttttgtcgtaCCTTCCACATGCAACCTGGATGACCTTTGCGCCCCAGAGTTCTGCAACAACACGAGGACGTAGTTCGTTTTGTAACGAGTTGTGGCCGAGCTGTCCGTGTTGACCGTAGCCGAATGTGAACACTCCTCCATCCTGAGAACCAGACAAACACCGgtcaaaatgaatgaagtctAAAAAGTCAGCacgtttttgtattttctgtatttttccaaaGCCTCACTACTACAACCGTGCATGCCGCATGTCTACCTCTGAATCAAAtaaatttcaaataataatatatcCAAAACCAAAACTCATTAATCTAGACCAAACTtgataaactgaaaaaagaaagttatatatatacatatatatgtatatatctcaTGTTAaattttcacagcagacaggTGCTGTACTTGTAGTACAAGCTGATGTGTGGTAGCTGCTTTAGTGCCTAAATCTTCCACTCCCATATGAAGtatgttaacatttttgtttgttttttattcttttgccTCTCTGGAGTTACGTTTTGCAGACTAACCTTTGTCAGAGCAGCAGTGTGGTCCTTTCCACAGGAAATATGAACAGTTTTCTTCATGTTCAGGTAATGAACAGGAGTTGGAGTATGTCGgtctataaaacaaacataaaattaaaggtGTTAAAGGTGTTTTCAGCATATGTCACagacaggataaataaataaatgaattttaaCTAAATGTAACTGTCAGCACCTGTTGTGTCTCCCAGTCCGAGCTGGCCACAGTGGTTTCCTCCCCAGCCGAACACACCTCCAGAGACGGAGAGGGCGAAGCTGTGCTCCCCCCCTGCAGCCACGTGGACCACAGGGATCGCTGACAGAGTTTGGACCTGTTGGGGCGAACCAGCCCCAGCCTTCCTCCCCCCCAGACCCAGCTGACCCCTGGAGTCCTGGCCCCAGGTGAACACCTGACCACCTGTAGAGAAATCACATTGAGCCGGTTATAAAACACTAATCTCataagttaattattaatcagACTTGGTCTTCGTCTCAGTCACTTTGAAGCTATGTTTTCAGAACTGTGCAACAGTTCATAGATACTGTGCTCAAAtgtatcaggcataacattatgatcactttcccagtattgtgtaggtctcccttgtgcctccaaaacagttgtgactcatcagagaatggacatggaccttctcaGGGGgaacagggtgttgttagtcTGGGGTCtctttggatcatcccacagatactggatcagtttgggatctagtgaatttggaggccaggtcagcaacTTGTGCCCTTCTTCACgttttttctgagttgttcctaattcgtttgtgtgtgtgtgtctgtgtcaggctgcaccctgctAGGGATGggtactgccatcaaggagtgtcattgctatggggtgggggtgtctagtctggtctaggtgggtggtacatgtctaagtaacatccacacgaataccaggtccaaaagtttcccagcagaacatttgaaCAATTGAATTGTTATGAGATGGTGACATGGGGTTAAACACCTGCTATCAATTTAtttctatctatttatttaaaggaaataaaaaaaagttttgaccAGTGTGATcagaccacagactgtatataaatatggaaaatgtgTGGCAGCATCTCGaaactttggagccagagtgaAGCTACGCAGAGGAATGTTATCTATGAccccacacttcctcctccagactcacacAAAACttaagaagaagaggaagaggtgaaaaaaagattaaacgCATAAAGAAAAGTGAAGATACATATAAGATACACATAGGAATGGAAATTAGTTGCAGGATACACACcaggaaattaaattaattaacatGACTTCATATATTTTTGCCTCTAGATTAGTAGCAGTTTGTTGTGCACCGACCTTTTGTCAAGACAACTGTGTGTTTGCTCCCACAAGCGACCTGAGACACAAGTATGTTGCCGAAACCCTTTGGAGTGCTGAAATAGTAAATTAAATACAGTATTAGAGCTCCAACACTCTGATACAGTACATTCAGATTAACATATAAACAGAGGTAAGGCCGGTTATTTCTCCTCACCTGGGGATGAAAGGAGTCTGAGTTGCGTCCACACAGAACAGTTTCCCTCCCTCAGACAGAAATGTGACCGAATCATCTCCGCAGCTCACAGCCTTGATCTTCTCTTTGCAGTCCACAAACTCTGCAAAAATTCACAAACGCAGAATGAGCCGATCGACTTCTTTAAACCTCCTGCGATGAAAACACGAGACTGAAACTCACTCAGCTTTCCTTTCACTCCTTTCCCGTCCGGGCTCTCATTTATGCGAATGATGAATGGGTCTCCGTTGCTTTTAACGAATGCGAGCACCCTGTGACCCGCACACAGGTCAGAGATCCGAAAAGTCAAGTTTAAAAAGTGGACGCCGTCACCGGTAGAGACTCCCTTCTTCAAGCGGAAGCCCTGCTGCCAGTCCTCTCCCCATGAAAACATTTTCGCTAAAGTGACTCTGCAGGAAACAGCGGCTGGTTTTTATGATTCGGGCGACGACCAAGAAGTGAAATttgattggtttgtttgtgcGAACTACGCAGTGAGGTATGGAAAACAAAACTCTGAAACACGACGAAGTGAAAACAACACACCCAGTGAGTCAGACGTAGGTGAACGGGAGAAACGAAAGTGAAACTGGAGTTGATGTGCGCTGTTTTTGCATGACTACAGCATTGTTTGggtctttccttttttttttcttttttttttttttataaacatcTACCAAAACAACTGGTTCAGAACATTTACAAAATAGTTCCTATAGTTGTCCTGagagtagacaaagagaaccaaaatattatgttcatgttttcatttctttaagaGAATCTATTTACAGTGATGTGACCCTGACCTACATAATTTTTAACAATATGtctataaatattaaatacatagatatatttttaaatgtaagtgAATAATAAGCAGTTATTTTGTGGGATGACAAATGAACAATAGTGTCTTACAAATAACAGTGTTATACACTTTATAGAATagagtatgtactgtatatatttgtttcattttctattttattctccTACTTTCTATTTTGTTGAAACCAAAGCATGGATATCAGTGAAGGAAAAGGTGTGATTGAGCTCTGTGATGGATTCatctgataagataagataagataagataagataagataagataagataagatactGTTGTTGCAAAGAACTTTGTGGTGATGCCAGGTTCCTCAGGTTGTCTCTCCAGCTGGGACATGATCATGTCTTCAACATGTGGATCATCCAAGACTATAAGAATCCACACAGACTTTTTGGAGCAGTGCCACGTTTTGCAGATGTCCTTGACAATGGCTTTGTCCACATTCTTCAACTTGTCAGGGTTGATAATGAAGCCTTCACTCTCGACTTCATCCCCAATTTTGGTGAACAGCCGCTGGTCACCTTGACCTCATTAAGAGTCCGTGAAATCAGCTACTCTGTGACACTGCTCACAAATGGTTTTGTCTTTGCTCTTGCATCCTGTTCAGGTATTTCCTTAAATGCAAAGGCAGACTCCGAAGCTATGTCCAGAGGCACAGAGACATCCACAGCGGTGACCTCTGTAACATCGGGCGTCTGTGTTGGTGCAGGAGGTGACGCGTGGTTTTGCAAAGAAGCTCTTTATCTTGCTTGTCAGAGAGACTTTGTGGTTTGGTCTTGCATCTGTATCAGGTCTCTATTCCAAACTGCCTGCATCACTTTTTGTGGACTTGGATTGTGTCTTAAAAATATCTTCTCAGAACAAGGTTTAGTTATCACGAACTGTCTTCTCAGTGTAATGAATACTGAGTGAATTGGAATCTGTGAGCTATTTATACCCCTCCGGAATGCTGGTGTACCataggactgtgacatcatcagtgattTACTAATgaaatgtgacatcatcagtcaggGCCAGGAGGACTTCACTCCATTCTATCCTGAGATCTACCTCTGAAACAACTAACTAATTTAACATCACTCAATGTGTTTGGACACCAGAACCTCAGAGTCCACTTTAGATATTTTAAATCTTCTGAAAAGACAACTTAATGAAAATACTTCAGTCTTGAATGCTCTTTATTGTGATGATACAAAGTGACACGAAGGTTTTTGGTTGGACGTGGTCTTAATGTTAATAACTATTCACAGTGAAAAAAGTCAGCATCCATTTCCAGCAAAGGAATACTATAGTGACCATAGACTATACTTATATATGATTCTAAAAGTACAGGTTCATGACGAACACCGTAGATATCAACTTCATTCTGCGACGGCTTGATCGTTCCTGCTTGTCTCCACTTTGCTGTGGTTGTCCCAGGCGTACAGTCATAGGTGTCCCCTTCTCTCTTCACAATCTTGATTTGACTCAAAGCTGCGCTGCAGTCTGGAGATGTTGAAAGAAAATGGGTTTTCACTGAACATCCTggatctttttgttttggagcgAGGAAGTTAAGGTTTAGAAAGTAATTGGATGACATGCAGGAAACAACATTGTACTGAAGACTCCTCATCCAGGCGAGCCATAAAGGCATCCATCACTCTGAT is part of the Mugil cephalus isolate CIBA_MC_2020 chromosome 10, CIBA_Mcephalus_1.1, whole genome shotgun sequence genome and encodes:
- the LOC125014485 gene encoding probable E3 ubiquitin-protein ligase HERC3; the encoded protein is MFSWGEDWQQGFRLKKGVSTGDGVHFLNLTFRISDLCAGHRVLAFVKSNGDPFIIRINESPDGKGVKGKLKFVDCKEKIKAVSCGDDSVTFLSEGGKLFCVDATQTPFIPSTPKGFGNILVSQVACGSKHTVVLTKGGQVFTWGQDSRGQLGLGGRKAGAGSPQQVQTLSAIPVVHVAAGGEHSFALSVSGGVFGWGGNHCGQLGLGDTTDRHTPTPVHYLNMKKTVHISCGKDHTAALTKDGGVFTFGYGQHGQLGHNSLQNELRPRVVAELWGAKVIQVACGSHHTLVLTDAQRIYSFGCGDQGQLGHGEESHSSVPLPVQLAQDTANDHKIQNIYAGGNSSFATEHVHEDSNTGPKINETQDSVDNMIVKWISECDPKSQKRIKLEIFGMFSSASCLNQSFLDRRKDQHFQTSPKYSGLHLSLAHRNFGKLLKMDFILEEVEAAVLRLLPSLDKKPVGVEGLRIYLLLTEFLHVIQKRKGLQSSKLAEEIAAAAQRLSPESLQIIVEWWSALSPSVMVRHVEVWKNALSGILMSNQLSRNTVSNLLLILHNMHNANERKKIPEASFCSEINQNFLNMDLQRWRNSSRDGTQVVNDPPLLLLCSSAYLLDLKSKIWVLQTNNNWTQGEHQQPIMPFPWNWGCEPEQFFQLNLRRESLLEETFAQLAAAPPNTMKKPLMVFFDGDTAVSQVYRRDFFHQLFHDNMFLLKTEMFMFNDSKTLAWFPSREPTDELQRKLYVFGLLCGLALYNSVIIQLPFPLALFKKLLNVEPTLEDMMEFNPSVGQALQYILDHEDDDLGMCFTIDWDKTEVKLDPQNPGKPVTSENKKEFVDAYVNYAFNTSVERVYQEFERGFFQVCDRHLLKLFRPEELQGVLVGKDDYDWEKMKRNTAYKWPYNNNHPTILMFWEVFDELSEDHKKKLFLFVTGFKRVPILGMDQILMTVRKCRVQSSSHDQHCPQALTCYSYLDLPSYSTREIMKEKLIEALESKRGFVQQ